CACGCGAGGGCTGGAAAAGGCTGCTGCCGCATTACGCGGTGCTGGGCGTGTTCGTGGTCTACCTGATGACCCATCTGCGTGCGCCCCTGGACGACGTACAACTGGGGATCTTGTGGCTGACCGTGGTGCTGTTCGTGGTCCGGCAGTTTCTGGTGCTGACCGATTATCAGCGGCTGCAGCTGAGCCTGACCCACCGCGCCGAACACGACCCGCTGACCGGCGTGCGCAACCGGGATGATCTGGAGGTCCGTCTGCAGCTGCAGATTGACGAGGCCCACAGCTGGAACGGCAGCGTTGCGGTGCTGTTCGTCGACCTGGACCGCATGAAGGAGATTAACGACACCTTTGGCCATCCGGTGGGTGACCGTCTGCTGCGGGCGGTGGCCGACCGGTTGATGGCCCAGCTGCCCCCCGCCGCAGTGATCTCGCGGTTCGGCGGTGACGAGTTTGTCGCGGTTCTTCCCACACGGGGTGCAGAGGAAATCGCCGGGGTGGCCCAGGCGCTGCTGGACACCGTGGGGCGGCCGTACCAGATCGGGCCTGAACTGCTGCACATCTCGGCCAGCATCGGGGTCTCGCTGGCGCCCGGCGACGCCGCCGACGCCGCCTCGGCGATTGAGCAGGCGGACATGGCGATGTACCGGGCCAAACAGGCCGGCAAGGGCACCTGGCGCTTTGCCAACGAACAGCTCAACAGCCTGCACATGCCCCAGGCCAGGCTGGAGGTGCTGCTGCGCGGCGCCCTGGGCCGGGGCGAGTTCACCCTGGCCTACCAGCCGCTCATCGATCTCGGCAGTGGCCGGGTCCGCAGCTTCGAGGCCCTGATGCGCTGGACCTCACCGGAACTGGGGCCGGTCTCTCCGGCCGACTTTATCCCGGTGGCCGAGACGCGCGAGATGATGGGCGGCCTGGGCCGCTGGGCGCTGCACGAGTCCGTCCGCGAGATGTGCGCGTGGCAGGCAGAGCTGCCCGGCGTCAGCGTGGCCGTCAACGTTTCAGCCACCCAGTTTGCCCACGAAGATTTCGTGGACAGTGTGCGCGCGGCGCTGCACGAGCATGGCAGCGCCCCGCACCTGCTGACCCTGGAACTGACCGAGAGTGCCGTGCTGGCCGACGTGGCCCAGACCCGGCAGAAACTGCAGGACCTGGGCACGCTGGGCGTCCGTGTGGCCCTGGATGACTTCGGGACCGGCTACTCCAGCCTGGGCCAGCTGCGCTCGCTGCCGGTGGACGTCCTCAAGATTGACCGGGTCTTTACCCAGGACAGCGAGACCGACGCGGCTTTTCTGCGGGCGATGATTTCCATGGGCCATAGCCTGGGGCTGGAAGTGGTGGCCGAGGGCATCGAGAACGCCTCCACCCTGGCCCGGCTGCAGGCCCTGGG
The Deinococcus aerolatus DNA segment above includes these coding regions:
- a CDS encoding putative bifunctional diguanylate cyclase/phosphodiesterase; translation: MLARPPIRSLPVLAGYLVIYAAWLLLGAPAGSLGSLPANLAIIPPFLLASLMVWRVSRLPRVPAPRTWRLLAYGLLAWGLGALTYAVYDQLGLSPFPSLADLGYLAAMLWLTAGLMSLRRERLGTLHTLSFLTDAALVTLVLSDLLWRLSLKDILSDTSLSRLALWISLAYPALDLLLCAATVTLALWRPLGIKRRVVALLAAAGLGFLVTDVVYIDLVAGGGYAPGNVVDLGWPLAALLMAWAAWRSAQVTSSNMSPRVSREGWKRLLPHYAVLGVFVVYLMTHLRAPLDDVQLGILWLTVVLFVVRQFLVLTDYQRLQLSLTHRAEHDPLTGVRNRDDLEVRLQLQIDEAHSWNGSVAVLFVDLDRMKEINDTFGHPVGDRLLRAVADRLMAQLPPAAVISRFGGDEFVAVLPTRGAEEIAGVAQALLDTVGRPYQIGPELLHISASIGVSLAPGDAADAASAIEQADMAMYRAKQAGKGTWRFANEQLNSLHMPQARLEVLLRGALGRGEFTLAYQPLIDLGSGRVRSFEALMRWTSPELGPVSPADFIPVAETREMMGGLGRWALHESVREMCAWQAELPGVSVAVNVSATQFAHEDFVDSVRAALHEHGSAPHLLTLELTESAVLADVAQTRQKLQDLGTLGVRVALDDFGTGYSSLGQLRSLPVDVLKIDRVFTQDSETDAAFLRAMISMGHSLGLEVVAEGIENASTLARLQALGCDLGQGYHLARPQPAAQAVAGMVQFRLSSGTGPLQLNR